The Watersipora subatra chromosome 1, tzWatSuba1.1, whole genome shotgun sequence genome has a window encoding:
- the LOC137390130 gene encoding uncharacterized protein: MSVLAELPLAINSFFLDVLCVHDSYFGERHKTISVAIYESSQFPHTVRCKKHNEKIILACEKCHELVCAECDLSAACSATRQLQHKFSSLNKHNEEIKTHFERLLKSASDKLTEICRLNKQAWLTLDECEAQGRASLKLIDKICQESMQNMWECDDKLLKAKKNEQLIAAKRDPRLDSLSKTAQM, from the exons ATGAGTGTGCTTGCGGAACTGCCATTAGCTATTAATTCCTTCTTTCTTGATGTGCTTTGT GTACATGACTCCTACTTTGGTGAAAGGCATAAGACCATATCTGTTGCCATATATGAGAGTTCCCAGTTTCCTCATACCGTCAGGTGTAAGAAACACAATGAGAAGATTATCTTAGCCTGTGAAAAGTGTCATGAATTGGTGTGTGCTGAATGTGACCTCTCCGCAGCATGTTCAG CCACGCGCCAATTGCAACACAAGTTCAGCTCTCTCAATAAACACAATGAGGAGATAAAAACCCACTTTGAGCGACTTCTCAAGTCAGCAAGTGACAAGCTCACTGAGATTTGCAGGCTGAATAAGCAGGCATGGTTGACTCTCGATGAATGTGAGGCGCAGGGGCGAGCAAGTCTAAAGCTAATAGATAAGATCTGCCAGGAGAGT atgcaaaatatgtgggaatgtgatgataagctcttaaaagctaagaaaaacgaacagttaatcgcggccAAACGAGACCCccgtttggattctctttccaaaacagctcaaatgtga